Proteins from one Juglans microcarpa x Juglans regia isolate MS1-56 chromosome 6S, Jm3101_v1.0, whole genome shotgun sequence genomic window:
- the LOC121237329 gene encoding bax inhibitor 1-like isoform X2, translated as MDAFSSFFGSQSSSRSRWSYDSLKSFGQISPVVQTHLKQVYLSLCCALIASAAGAYLHLLWNIGGLLTTFACMGSMIWLLSTPSHQEQKRVALLMAAAVFEGASIGPLIDLAIEIDPSILVSAFVGTALAFSCFSLAAMLARRREYLYLGGLLSSGLSILLWLHFASSIFGGSAAIFKFELYFGLLVFVGFTIVDTQEIIEKAHHGDLDYVNHALLLFTDFVAVFVRILTIMLKNSIDKSEKKKKRRD; from the exons ATGGACGCGTTCTCATCCTTTTTTGGTTCCCAGTCGTCTTCACGAAGCCGCTGGAGCTACGATTCTCTCAAGAGTTTTGGCCAGATCTCTCCCGTCGTCCAGACTCATCTCAAACAG GTCTACCTGTCATTATGCTGTGCCTTGATTGCTTCTGCTGCCGGGGCTTACCTGCATCTTCTCTGGAACATTGGTGGTCTCCTTACAACGTTTGCATGCATGGGAAGCATGATTTGGCTACTATCCACTCCTTCTCATCAAGAG CAAAAAAGGGTTGCACTATTGATGGCAGCAGCTGTCTTTGAGGGGGCTTCAATTGGCCCCCTGATTGATTTAGCTATTGAGATTGACCCAAG TATTTTGGTCAGTGCCTTTGTGGGTACTGCACTGGCGTTCAGTTGTTTTTCATTAGCAGCCATGTTGGCAAGGCGTAGAGAGTACCTGTACCTTGGTGGCCTGCTTTCTTCTGGCCTCAGCATCCTTTTGTGGCTGCACTTTGCGTCTTCTATTTTTGGGGGTTCTGCAGCCATCTTCAAGTTTGAG TTGTATTTTGGGCTTCTGGTGTTTGTAGGCTTCACAATTGTGGACACTCAGGAAATAATTGAGAAAGCACACCATGGTGATTTGGACTATGTGAATCATGCACTGCTTCTTTTCACTGATTTTGTCGCTGTCTTTGTCCGAATTCTCACTATTATG TTGAAGAATTCCATTGACAAgagtgagaagaagaagaaaaggagggATTGA
- the LOC121237329 gene encoding bax inhibitor 1-like isoform X1, with translation MDAFSSFFGSQSSSRSRWSYDSLKSFGQISPVVQTHLKQVYLSLCCALIASAAGAYLHLLWNIGGLLTTFACMGSMIWLLSTPSHQEQQKRVALLMAAAVFEGASIGPLIDLAIEIDPSILVSAFVGTALAFSCFSLAAMLARRREYLYLGGLLSSGLSILLWLHFASSIFGGSAAIFKFELYFGLLVFVGFTIVDTQEIIEKAHHGDLDYVNHALLLFTDFVAVFVRILTIMLKNSIDKSEKKKKRRD, from the exons ATGGACGCGTTCTCATCCTTTTTTGGTTCCCAGTCGTCTTCACGAAGCCGCTGGAGCTACGATTCTCTCAAGAGTTTTGGCCAGATCTCTCCCGTCGTCCAGACTCATCTCAAACAG GTCTACCTGTCATTATGCTGTGCCTTGATTGCTTCTGCTGCCGGGGCTTACCTGCATCTTCTCTGGAACATTGGTGGTCTCCTTACAACGTTTGCATGCATGGGAAGCATGATTTGGCTACTATCCACTCCTTCTCATCAAGAG CAGCAAAAAAGGGTTGCACTATTGATGGCAGCAGCTGTCTTTGAGGGGGCTTCAATTGGCCCCCTGATTGATTTAGCTATTGAGATTGACCCAAG TATTTTGGTCAGTGCCTTTGTGGGTACTGCACTGGCGTTCAGTTGTTTTTCATTAGCAGCCATGTTGGCAAGGCGTAGAGAGTACCTGTACCTTGGTGGCCTGCTTTCTTCTGGCCTCAGCATCCTTTTGTGGCTGCACTTTGCGTCTTCTATTTTTGGGGGTTCTGCAGCCATCTTCAAGTTTGAG TTGTATTTTGGGCTTCTGGTGTTTGTAGGCTTCACAATTGTGGACACTCAGGAAATAATTGAGAAAGCACACCATGGTGATTTGGACTATGTGAATCATGCACTGCTTCTTTTCACTGATTTTGTCGCTGTCTTTGTCCGAATTCTCACTATTATG TTGAAGAATTCCATTGACAAgagtgagaagaagaagaaaaggagggATTGA
- the LOC121237765 gene encoding uncharacterized protein LOC121237765, translated as MDKLLDFGRKALFYVRVLSGYEERRIRAFRLQLEKRIQQAQERKATLRRIPEQAILAEVRRMVEEMQTLNKKLEETETAIEEYFKPIDKEAEILMKMKLEGEEKTLKEMMKTMHQQASIEKGEAEKNSTIHQADMKQHN; from the exons ATGGATAAGCTATTAGATTTTGGAAGAAAAGCGCTATTCTATGTGAGGGTTCTTTCCGGATATGAAGAGCGGAGAATCCGAGCATTCAGGTTGCAGCTTGAGAAGCGTATCCAGCAG GCACAAGAAAGGAAGGCAACCTTAAGAAGGATTCCAGAGCAGGCTATTTTAGCGGAGGTTCGACGTATGGTTGAGGAGATGCAAACTTTAAACAAGAAGCTTGAAGAGACC GAAACGGCTATTGAAGAGTACTTCAAGCCGATTGACAAAGAAGCTGAGATTCTTATGAAAATGAAACTTGAAGGAGAGGAGAAGACATTGAAGGAGATGATGAAAACCATGCATCAACAGGCTTCAATTGAAAAGGGTGAAGCAGAAAAAAACTCGACTATACATCAGGCTGATATGAAACAGCACAACTAG